CACATCCAAGCGATCAATGATGCAGTCGTAAATATACCAAGAGAGCACATACGCCTGCACGTCTGTTGGGGAAACTCAGCCAGCCCCCACGTGAACGACGTGCCGTTGAAGGATATTCTTCCCTATCTGTACGAGGCCAATGTTGGCGCTTTGTCTCTGGAACTTGCAAACCCAAGACACCAGCACGAGTATAAGGTCTTTAAGATACATCCGCTTCCTCACTCGATGATTCTCATTCCTGGGGTCATCGATTCAACCGTCAATTATGTTGAACACCCTGAGGTAGTAGCCGATCGTATCTGTCAAATCACCGACGTAGTTGAAGACCGAAACCGCATAATCGCCTCAACAGATTGCGGTTTCGGAACCTTCGCAGGGCTGGGCGCTGTCGCGCCCAGCGTAGTATGGGCAAAAATGCGAGCCCTTCGGGAAGGCGCCGACATTGCAACCAGCCGAATCTGGGGACCCACCTGAGCCAAGGAATATCTAAAGCTGATTAATGGTTATCCCGAGGCAAATCCCGGCCTACCTTTTGATAGGCAGTAGCTAACTCTAAACATCCTCCTTCGGCCAACTGACCAACATTTTTCCGATATATTTCCTGCCATGGTGTTTGGTTTCTAATTTCAGGAGGTGACCAATTCCGTTTCCGTTCCTCCCACTCCTTGATATCCACCAGTGCATTTAATGTGCGAGAGTTGAGATCAAGGCAAACCTGGTCTCCCGTTTTAAGCAAAGCTAAACCGCCCCCGACGACAGATTCTGGAGAAGCATTGAGGATGGACGGGCTCTCGGATGTTCCCGATTGCCTTCCATCTCCAACTGTGGGTAAGTGGCTTATACCTTCTTTAAGCAACGAGTCTGGAGGCTGCATATTTACAACCTCGGCAGACCCTGGGTAGCCAACACAACCAACACCGCGAACAAACAGAATGGTTTTGTCGTCGATACCCAGGTCAGGATCATTTATCCTGGCGTGATAATCTTCCGGACCCTCAAAGACCACGGCTTTTGCCTCAAACACCCCTTCTTGCCCGGGTGTGGATAAAAATCTTTCTCTAAAATCCTCTGAAATTACCGAGGTTTTCATCAATGCACTGTCAAAAAGATTACCCGATAAGACAAGCAATCCAGCACTCTCCTGAAGTGGATTGTCATAGCTCCGGATCACTTGGCGATCGCTGCTACGGGTGGTGCCTAGTTGCTCTCCCATCGTTACTCCAGAAACCGTTTCAACCGACAAATCAAGTTTACCAGCCTCAGCCAGCTCACCCATGACGGCCGGCACCCCGCCTGCCCGAAAAAAGGACTCGCCTAAATACTTTCCTGCTGGCTGCATATCTACTAGCAGAGGAATGTCAAAACCATGCGTCTGCCAATCTGTAACATCAAGTTGAACGCCGGCATGCCTAGCTATAGCCTGAAGATGTGGCGGGGCGTTTGTTGAACCCCCTATCGCAGAATTCACGATTATTGCGTTCTTAAACGCTGCCCGACACAAGATTTTTGATGGAGTGATATCGTCTTTGACCATCCCAACAATCCTCTTCCCCGTAGCATAAGCCATAGCCATACGTTCACGGAACGGAGCAGGAATCGCTGCACAGCCCGGCAAACTCATTCCGAGTGCCTCCGCCATGGCGTTCATGGTGGAGGCAGTCCCCATTGTATTACAGTGCCCAAGAGAGGGAGCCGAGGCACAGACCCGTCCCATGAATTCTTCGTAGTCAATTTTTCCTTCAGAGAGCAGTCTACGGCTTTCCCACATAATCATTCCTGATCCTGCGAGTTCACCCTTCCACCAGCCGTCAAGCATCGGCCCACCGGACAAAACAATGGCTGGCAAATCGACGGTCGCCGCACCCATCAACATTGCAGGTGTTGTTTTATCGCAGCCCGTGGTTAGTACGACCCCATCGATGGGATAACCATGCAAAACTTCCACGAGATTTAAATAGGCAAGATTTCGGTCCAACGCAGCCGTTGGCCTCTTACCAGTCTCCTGGATGGGGTGGACGGGAAACTCCATAGGAATTCCTCCCCCATCCCTAATACCGGCCTTGATTCTATCCATTAAAAATACGTGGATTTTATTACACGGAGCAATATCTGAGCCTGTTTGGGCAACACCAATCACTGGGCGTTCTCCCTGTAGCTCCTCCCTTGTATATTCTTGGTTCAAATACCGCTCAATATACAAAGCGGTCATTCCAGGATTATTTGGATTATCAAACCATTCCTGAGATCTAAATTTACGTTTGGCTTTCGTATCTGACATTCTTCCCTCCCCTTTGTCAGCAACCCACACTAGGCTAATACAGCTTTCCCTACAGCTCTATCATCCTGTGCTACTCCAGGAATAATACATGAAATCTGGCCACAAATTATGAAAAACTCCCGCTCTTTTCTAAGGGAGCTCTCCGTCCACAAATACAGCCCAGAAATACCTAAAAGTGCTGGAAAATAATTGCCCTCTATGCAACGATGCCCTGTTCCTAACAGGAGAGTGCATTATGAACCGGGTTAAACTGGAGGTAGACAATAAAGCGGAAGTTGCGGAGGAAGGAGTGTCCGCCTACGTACCCTCACTTGAGCTAACAGCAGGACAACCAGCCCCAATTGCTGCAAATGGAGGGCTGTCCTACATGTCGTTCGACCACAATGGTGATGCGGGCACCGCCGCTGCCATGGAAGCTGCCCTCAGCCAGATAGCATCTGGGAAAGGCCAGGCCGTCAACGATATGCTGGATAATGCTCCCCCAGGCCCAATTGAAACAAAATGGGGCACCGGGTTTCGAAGCTATAAGGAGTGCCTCGAATACATCCGCTCTCAAAATATCGAAGCGCCAGAAGGTGGATTAGCACTGCCTCTGCATTACACTATTCATGAGCAGCCTACTTACTCTATTGTTACCTCCAACGCCATCTGGCGAGATCCTTCCCGACAGAAAGAAGCTGCGCTATTACGAAAAGATGAAGATAATAACAGTGAACGCACCCTCTACTTCCCACAAGTGATGCGTGACGCAAGAAGAATCGAGGAATACTATCCGGGCCTCTCTCCCACTAGCCCCGAGTGCATGGATAAATTGGGCGTGTCACTGGCGCATTGCGATTCGAAATGCAATGATTTCTATAATGCCGCAGAGGTTGAACGAGTTTTTTATCCGGAAATTGAGAAATTACTGTTGGATTTTTTCCCAGATGCAACAGATGCTCTCGTCTATAATCATGACGTATTTGACAAAGATTACGATGGGAGTGTTACCGAAGACCAGGACAACAAAGACCCTGGTATTAACAAAAGGTATGCCAACATCGTGCACAACGACCTTAACGATAATAGTGGAAGGGTCCGTTGCCGGGAATTACTGACAAAAAATTTACGAAACTTTGGCCGCCAGCAAAATTATACAGAGGCAGAGGCTGACGCAAAAATGTCTCGTCGTTTCATGTCCATAAATTTAGCAAAACCAATTGAAACTGTGCGCCAAAATCCTTTTGTGCTATGCGCGTGGCCCTCATTTGCTGACCAACCATACATTACTAATTATCGCATTTACGATGACCGCGTAGGAGAGACAACACGATTTACCTACCGCCCAGAACATGAATGGTATTGGTTCCCAAACCAAGAAACCACGGAAGTATCCATGCTTAAATGTTATGATTCTATTAGGGATGGATCAGTTTCCCGCTGGTCCTTCCATAGTGCCGCGTTTGACCCCACAGCACCCGAGGATGCCCCCTGCCGCAAAAACGTCGTAGTCCGTTCGTACATTTTCTTTTAGAGAAACGTGGACGAAACAGCCTAAGAAACACCTTAACGCTTCTCACTTTGAAGCAAATGTAACCAGCCATTAGGTCTTTAATGCTCAAAGGTTTTAGAGGGAAGAGCAACGCCTTCCAGAAGAGCTTAAAATACAACAGGTCGACAACCCCTGTGATCGGCGAGCTATTGAAAATACTAATAAACAACAGCTTTCCCGATGCCAGAATATCCCATGGATGACGCTCTAAATACAGCCATTCAATATCATTCAAGCGGGCAATTGGATGCAGCCAATGAGTCCTATAAAAATCTTCTAACCGAAAATCCAGAACACCCGGACGCATTACATCTCTACGGCGTCCTGAATCATCAAATGGGGAAAAGCAGAGAAGGCATTGAGCTAATAAAGAAGGCTTTGGCGCTTCAGCCCAATTATGCAGAGGCTCATAGCAATCTTGGAAATATTTTTCGCGAAACTGGCTCGTTGGAGGAGGCAGTAACTTCATACAAGGCCGCTCTATCGGTCGCACCCGACTACGCCGAAGCGCTTTATAATCTGGGACAGACCCAGCGGGCCATTGGTAACTTTGAAGAATCTCTGCAATCTCTGCAAAGGGCCGTTGAACTTGCCACGGACTTCCCAGAAGGCCACAACGAAATAGGGGCAGTATTGCGGGATCTAGAAAGACCAGACGAAGCCTTGAAAAGCTTAGAAACGGCCATTGCGTTACGACCAGACTTTGCTGAAGCCTACAGCAACTTGGGAAGCACACATGCCGATCTCGGCGACCTGGACTCCGCCGTAATAAATTTCCAAAAAGCTATTGCCCTTCGGCCCGATCTAGCCGAAACCCATGCCAACCTGGCGAACACCTTCCGCCTTCTCGGCTATTTTACGGATGCGATAGAGAGCTACAATAGATCCCTCGCTATGCAACCAAACGACACGGAAACCTTGTATCTACTCGGCAATACTTTGCTGGATGTGGGTCACCATAGAGAAGGACTCCAATATCAGCGCGAGGCCAAGGGTGTCATTGAATTTGGCAAAGATGAGACAAGCCACTATCAAATCGTAAGTAAAGTAACTAGGAAGGCAAAAGATGATTCAAAGACGTGAATTAGATATAGCGGTGAATTCGCACTTTATTGGATGTTGGCAATCTGAGGACACTACCTATTGCGACGACGTCATTTCATTTTTTGAGAGCAACAAGGACCTTCAATCAGCTGGTGTAACTAATCATCACAAAGTGCAGGAATCCATGAAAATCTCAACCGATATTTCAGTGTATCCACAAGATCTTGAAGAGCAGAAATTTGCATCTTTGGCCAACTTCATGGGGCACCTAAAAGATTGCCACGTAGACTATCTTAAACAGTGGCCATTTTTGAAAACTGTATTCCCAAAAATGCATATTGGCCCCTTTAATGTGCGGAGATACGATGAGGGAGGCCATTTTGGGACACTACACTCCGAGCGCACCTCTCTAAACGTACTGCATAGAATTTTAGCGTGGATGACATACTTAAACGATGTGCCAGAGGGCGGCGAGACAGAATACCCCATGTTTGGACTAAAAATTAAGCCGGAGAAAGGAAAGACCATTATATGGCCAGCGGAATGGACCCATGCCCACATGGGTTCTATGGTAACCACAGGCCCAAAATATATAATCACCGGATGGCTACACCACCCGGACACGACGGAAGAATAAAAAAAATTGGGAACGAAAAGATTATACCTCCACTAAGATAGGCTTCGGTGTGGCATAAGGACCGGAGGAGATAGCATGGGAAAGGGCCCTCATAAGCTTGAATATGAAGTAATCGAAGGATGGGAAAGTCTGCCAGAGGATTGGTCCTTCGTGGAAGTTGCCGGTGTCGCGGTTGACAGCTGTGATCGGGTGTATGTATTCAACCGAGGAAACCATCCGATGATCGTTTTTGATAAGGAAGGAAGATTCTTAAATGCGTGGGGCGAAGGGATTTTCACCAACCCACATGGCATTTTTATAGATAGGACTGATACTATTTGGTGTGCTGATCACGCCGACCACACGGTGAGAAAATTCACTGCCTCGGGGGAACTGCTTATGACCTTAGGTGACAGTGTTCCTTCAAATACTGGCTTCCAAATTAACAAAAGTCCAGTGTGTTGCTCGGCAGGTCCTTTCAATATGGTAACAAATGCTGCAATGGGACCTGACGGAGATCTTTTTGTCTCAGATGGATACGGAAATGCCAGAGTTCATTGTTACAGCTCTGACGGGACACTAAAACATTCCTGGGGAGAACCAGGAACTGGGCCAGGCCAATTTAATCTTCCCCATTCCATAGCAGTGGATCAATCTGGACGCGTTTTCGTAGCCGATAGAGAAAACTCCAGACTGCAAATATTTTCCTCGCAAGGAGATTTTCTAGACCAATGGACCTGGACCAATAGACCATGTGATCTCTTCATTGATGAACAGGAAAATCTATATATTGCAGAACTTGGTTGGTCCGTTCCAATTAGAAAAACTCCACATTTTAATATGATGCTAGCGCCCCCTATTGGCCACGATCCAATTGCTCGAGTGACAATTTGTGATCTTGATGGGAATGTACAATCCCGAATTGGCGGCCCAAACTCCGTCATGCCTGGCAACTTTATACAGCCACATGCGATATGGGCGGATTCTAAAGGCAATCTGTATGTTGGCGAGGTACCAAAAGCTGGAGGGGGGATTGATCACTTCGCCCCACTCACCTGCCACTGTTTCCAGAAATTTATTAAATCTGGTTAGGAAGAGTTAGAATTTAAGCTAGCCCGAACAGGGAATTCCCTTGGGTAACTGTTAGAAATCATGGTATGCATTACCTCACTCTCAGCGGCTAGCTCGCTCTATTAAAGGTAGGTCGATTAATGAAAAAACTAATGCTAACAGCATGCGTATTAATCGCATATGCAGCTTTGGGACAATTTCAAACTTCGAACAGCCATTGGACAGGCGCCCGAACAGCTGTGGCGGATATTGAGAATCCTCTGGATAATCATGAACCCGCTGGTGAGATCAGTGATGCAGAAGCCATCAAAACGTATGCCTCTATGAAGGATTCACTTCTGCGCAACTATGCAAGCTCTCTTGTGAAAGCTGCCGGTGAATACGCAAGCTGGCACCAATTTAATAATTC
This genomic window from Rhodospirillaceae bacterium contains:
- a CDS encoding 2OG-Fe(II) oxygenase, with protein sequence MIQRRELDIAVNSHFIGCWQSEDTTYCDDVISFFESNKDLQSAGVTNHHKVQESMKISTDISVYPQDLEEQKFASLANFMGHLKDCHVDYLKQWPFLKTVFPKMHIGPFNVRRYDEGGHFGTLHSERTSLNVLHRILAWMTYLNDVPEGGETEYPMFGLKIKPEKGKTIIWPAEWTHAHMGSMVTTGPKYIITGWLHHPDTTEE
- a CDS encoding dihydroxy-acid dehydratase (catalyzes the formation of 3-methyl-2-oxobutanoate from 2,3,-dihydroxy-3-methylbutanoate), translating into MSDTKAKRKFRSQEWFDNPNNPGMTALYIERYLNQEYTREELQGERPVIGVAQTGSDIAPCNKIHVFLMDRIKAGIRDGGGIPMEFPVHPIQETGKRPTAALDRNLAYLNLVEVLHGYPIDGVVLTTGCDKTTPAMLMGAATVDLPAIVLSGGPMLDGWWKGELAGSGMIMWESRRLLSEGKIDYEEFMGRVCASAPSLGHCNTMGTASTMNAMAEALGMSLPGCAAIPAPFRERMAMAYATGKRIVGMVKDDITPSKILCRAAFKNAIIVNSAIGGSTNAPPHLQAIARHAGVQLDVTDWQTHGFDIPLLVDMQPAGKYLGESFFRAGGVPAVMGELAEAGKLDLSVETVSGVTMGEQLGTTRSSDRQVIRSYDNPLQESAGLLVLSGNLFDSALMKTSVISEDFRERFLSTPGQEGVFEAKAVVFEGPEDYHARINDPDLGIDDKTILFVRGVGCVGYPGSAEVVNMQPPDSLLKEGISHLPTVGDGRQSGTSESPSILNASPESVVGGGLALLKTGDQVCLDLNSRTLNALVDIKEWEERKRNWSPPEIRNQTPWQEIYRKNVGQLAEGGCLELATAYQKVGRDLPRDNH